The following proteins are encoded in a genomic region of Triticum dicoccoides isolate Atlit2015 ecotype Zavitan chromosome 1B, WEW_v2.0, whole genome shotgun sequence:
- the LOC119307068 gene encoding uncharacterized protein LOC119307068 — MSSSASASRRSWPRYGAVPMTRCPACPRIAPLKRLVTTTDKNGNLGREFVKCESKPEQGKKLKQCTHFEWLDEYIERIQLEGASGELDLLLEAEKLGKFGSGASGSGAPGSGNSIGGARPSIGATVGDAGVTAELKKLNKQMKKLIKLQKQGNLMGLMAALFYVCVIGLAFVYVMIISRK; from the exons ATGTCGAGCTCCGCTTCAGCCTCCCGCCGCTCATGGCCGCGCTATGGCGCAGTGCCCATGACAAGATGCCCTGCATGCCCACGTATCGCACCCCTGAAGCGGCTAGTCACAACGACCGACAAGAATGGCAACCTTGGGCGGGAAttcgtgaaatgcgagagcaaACCAGAGCAGGGAAAG AAATTGAAGCAATGCACCCATTTTGAGTGGCTAGATGAGTACATAGAGCGGATTCAACTGGAGGGTGCATCAGGGGAGCTCGATTTACTGTTGGAGGCGGAGAAGTTGGGCAAGTTTGGATCGGGCGCATCTGGATCCGGGGCCCCTGGATCTGGCAATTCCATCGGGGGCGCCCGCCCTTCCATTGGTGCTACTGTGGGGGATGCAGGAGTGACGGCAGAGCTGAAGAAGCTGAACAAGCAGatgaagaaactcatcaaattgcaGAAGCAGGGCAATTTGATGGGGCTCATGGCCGCACTTTTTtatgtttgtgtaattggtctcgcaTTTGTTTATGTGATGATAATTAGTCGTAAGTGA